In Moritella sp. F3, one DNA window encodes the following:
- a CDS encoding methyl-accepting chemotaxis protein, with protein sequence MTRFNLYQGVTLLPLLVMLVLQQWLASAAIVVTLILVLITVFYAASKPLVQQVESRTDKSTSRDTKAMLVDMLQQEIPPHIDELKSDLAKTQHINSESFTTLNSTFYQLLRMSAEQSTSLHKVLLSISKDKALALTGEECSDPDAIDLKIFIKSTHQFLNNCSDLMMEITTQSNDAVNKIAVMERQMLNINELVDNAKKIASQTNLLSLNAAIEAARAGEMGRGFAVVAQEVRLLSDTSNKFNDEIRGQVTQAMATFDEAKHMVESLAKDNAEKSSQTQARLHQELVKFAQLEQNLEVNLDHLMSLSVDTKACVNDSVRSLQVEDIISQLSEHNVLQAENVKQVLLACSELLSIEEHVEQDTFIHKLRAAAEQLKQQSLQGQNKTISTGTMDEGEIELF encoded by the coding sequence ATGACTCGATTTAATTTATACCAAGGCGTTACATTATTGCCACTATTAGTGATGTTGGTGCTACAGCAATGGCTTGCTTCCGCTGCGATTGTAGTGACACTCATATTGGTATTAATCACGGTGTTTTATGCAGCCAGTAAACCGTTAGTGCAGCAAGTTGAAAGTCGCACTGATAAGAGTACGTCGAGGGATACCAAAGCCATGTTGGTGGATATGTTACAACAAGAGATTCCGCCCCATATTGATGAATTAAAGAGTGATTTAGCGAAAACTCAGCATATTAATAGCGAGTCATTTACCACATTAAACAGTACTTTTTATCAATTGTTACGTATGTCTGCAGAGCAGTCGACATCTTTACATAAAGTATTACTGAGCATTTCTAAAGATAAAGCACTGGCCTTGACTGGGGAAGAGTGTAGCGATCCAGATGCCATCGATTTAAAAATATTTATTAAATCAACGCATCAATTTTTAAATAATTGTTCTGATCTAATGATGGAAATTACGACGCAAAGTAATGATGCTGTGAATAAGATCGCAGTTATGGAACGTCAGATGCTCAATATTAATGAGTTGGTTGATAACGCCAAAAAAATAGCCAGTCAAACTAACCTACTTTCATTGAATGCAGCGATTGAAGCGGCACGAGCTGGAGAAATGGGACGTGGATTTGCTGTGGTCGCGCAAGAAGTACGATTATTATCGGATACTTCGAATAAATTTAATGATGAAATAAGAGGTCAGGTAACACAAGCGATGGCAACGTTCGATGAAGCCAAACATATGGTTGAATCATTAGCTAAAGATAATGCGGAAAAATCATCACAAACCCAAGCACGGTTACATCAAGAGTTAGTGAAATTTGCGCAGTTAGAGCAAAACTTAGAAGTGAACCTGGATCACCTCATGAGTTTGTCGGTAGATACTAAAGCCTGTGTTAATGATTCGGTTCGCAGTCTACAAGTTGAGGATATTATCAGCCAGTTGTCCGAACATAATGTGCTACAAGCAGAGAATGTGAAACAAGTATTACTCGCGTGTAGTGAATTGTTGTCGATAGAGGAACATGTCGAACAAGATACTTTTATTCACAAACTGAGAGCCGCTGCTGAGCAGTTAAAGCAGCAATCACTGCAAGGGCAAAATAAGACTATTAGCACTGGCACGATGGATGAAGGAGAAATTGAATTGTTTTGA
- the dinF gene encoding MATE family efflux transporter DinF, with amino-acid sequence MWLSIPTSVHRNILALALPMILSNISIPLLGLVDSIVIGHLEQAWYLGGVALGSAVVMFIVSMCNFLRMSTTGLTAQAFGKQDNPVILMTLVHALLIALVLSLLLLLGKHYIVELAFMLTDASSNVQQNAQAYLSIRMWGIPAALFNFAILGWLIGLQNMKAPMLLLIIANVFNIVLDILFVVYFEWGVEGAALASVIAEYAALLFGLLLVLKQLNKFLLPSRTEIIQRLFESSKLFALLSLNRDIFIRSLCLQLTFAFMTFKGASLGDEYIAANAVLLNFLMFISFALDGVAYAVEAMVGKAIGAKNRVAYRQSVIASLLWAGIFSVVFSVVFFMFGEEMVRMITDIDTVNTIAVEYLPWLVLLPFTAVWCFVFDGVFIGATRAKDMRNSMLFCVICVFLPTYVISSGLGNHALWLAMNTFMLARGLSLAWLLLPSLKGESA; translated from the coding sequence ATGTGGTTATCTATTCCCACCTCGGTACATCGAAATATCCTCGCATTGGCGCTGCCAATGATCTTATCAAATATCAGTATTCCGCTATTGGGACTCGTTGATAGTATTGTTATTGGTCATCTTGAGCAAGCTTGGTACTTAGGTGGTGTGGCGCTTGGATCTGCGGTGGTTATGTTCATTGTTTCTATGTGTAACTTCTTGCGTATGTCGACGACAGGGTTAACTGCACAAGCGTTTGGCAAGCAAGATAATCCCGTTATATTAATGACCCTCGTGCATGCTTTGTTAATCGCGTTGGTTTTATCCTTGTTGTTATTACTCGGTAAACATTACATTGTTGAGTTAGCCTTTATGCTGACTGATGCGAGTAGCAACGTGCAACAAAATGCACAAGCCTACTTATCTATACGTATGTGGGGGATACCAGCGGCGTTATTTAATTTTGCGATATTAGGTTGGTTGATTGGCCTGCAAAATATGAAAGCACCTATGTTATTACTGATTATTGCTAACGTATTTAATATCGTGTTAGATATTTTGTTCGTGGTGTATTTTGAATGGGGCGTTGAGGGCGCAGCTTTAGCCTCTGTGATTGCCGAGTATGCAGCGTTGTTATTTGGTTTATTGTTAGTGTTAAAGCAACTGAATAAATTTTTATTGCCGAGCAGGACCGAGATTATTCAACGCCTATTTGAGAGCAGTAAATTATTTGCGCTACTTTCATTAAACCGCGATATTTTCATTCGTTCACTGTGTCTACAACTGACATTTGCATTTATGACCTTTAAGGGAGCCAGCCTTGGCGATGAGTATATTGCAGCAAATGCAGTGCTACTCAATTTCTTAATGTTTATTTCTTTTGCGTTAGATGGTGTTGCCTATGCGGTAGAGGCAATGGTGGGTAAGGCGATTGGCGCTAAAAATAGAGTGGCTTATCGACAATCTGTTATTGCGTCATTGCTGTGGGCGGGTATTTTTTCTGTAGTGTTTTCAGTGGTTTTCTTTATGTTTGGCGAGGAGATGGTGCGTATGATCACAGATATCGATACTGTTAACACTATTGCTGTTGAGTATTTACCTTGGTTAGTGCTATTACCATTTACTGCTGTGTGGTGTTTTGTATTTGATGGTGTATTTATTGGTGCGACACGTGCAAAAGATATGCGTAATAGTATGTTATTTTGTGTGATTTGTGTATTTTTACCCACGTATGTCATCAGCAGTGGGTTAGGGAATCATGCGTTATGGCTCGCGATGAATACTTTCATGTTAGCTCGTGGTCTGTCACTTGCTTGGCTCTTATTACCTTCTCTGAAGGGGGAATCTGCGTAA
- a CDS encoding S-(hydroxymethyl)glutathione dehydrogenase/class III alcohol dehydrogenase yields the protein MTDKFIKSKAAIAWGPNQPLSVEEVDVMLPRKGEVLVKVIASGVCHTDAFTLSGDDPEGIFPVILGHEGGGIVEQIGEGVTSVQVGDHVIPLYTPECGECKFCKSGKTNLCQQIRETQGQGLMPDGTTRFYKDGQPIFHYMGCSTFSEYTVLPEISLAKVNKEAPLEEVCLLGCGVTTGMGAVMNTAKVEEGATVAIFGLGGIGLSAVIGATMAKAGRIIAIDINESKFELAKKLGATDFINPKDYDKPIQDVIVELTDGGVDYSFECIGNVNLMRSALECCHKGWGESVVIGVAGAGQEISTRPFQLVTGRVWRGSAFGGVKGRTELPDYVERYLKGEFALSDFITHTMALEDINESFDLMHRGESIRTVIHFDK from the coding sequence ATGACTGACAAATTTATTAAATCTAAAGCAGCTATTGCTTGGGGTCCAAACCAACCACTATCAGTTGAAGAAGTGGATGTGATGTTACCGAGAAAAGGTGAAGTGTTGGTTAAGGTTATCGCTTCAGGCGTATGCCATACCGATGCATTCACATTATCGGGTGATGATCCAGAAGGTATCTTCCCTGTGATTCTTGGTCACGAAGGTGGCGGTATCGTTGAGCAAATCGGCGAAGGCGTTACAAGTGTTCAAGTTGGTGATCACGTTATTCCTTTATACACGCCTGAATGTGGTGAGTGTAAATTCTGTAAGTCTGGTAAAACAAACCTTTGCCAACAGATTCGTGAGACTCAAGGTCAAGGCCTTATGCCAGATGGCACTACACGTTTCTATAAAGACGGTCAGCCAATCTTCCATTACATGGGTTGCTCAACGTTCTCTGAATACACAGTATTACCAGAAATCTCGTTAGCAAAAGTAAACAAAGAAGCACCACTTGAAGAAGTATGTCTACTTGGTTGTGGTGTAACAACGGGTATGGGCGCTGTAATGAATACAGCTAAAGTTGAAGAGGGGGCAACTGTTGCTATCTTCGGTCTTGGTGGTATTGGTCTTTCTGCTGTAATCGGCGCGACGATGGCTAAAGCCGGTCGTATCATTGCAATCGACATTAATGAAAGCAAATTTGAACTAGCGAAAAAACTAGGTGCAACAGATTTTATTAACCCGAAAGACTACGACAAGCCAATTCAAGACGTTATCGTTGAACTGACTGACGGTGGTGTAGATTACTCATTCGAATGTATTGGTAACGTTAACTTAATGCGTTCAGCATTAGAATGTTGTCATAAAGGTTGGGGTGAATCAGTTGTAATTGGTGTTGCTGGTGCAGGCCAAGAGATCTCTACTCGTCCATTCCAACTTGTGACTGGTCGTGTATGGCGTGGCAGTGCATTCGGTGGTGTTAAAGGCCGTACTGAATTACCAGATTACGTTGAACGTTACTTAAAAGGTGAATTCGCATTAAGTGATTTCATCACACACACTATGGCGCTTGAAGATATCAATGAATCATTTGATCTGATGCACCGTGGTGAAAGTATTCGTACTGTTATCCATTTCGATAAGTAA
- the fghA gene encoding S-formylglutathione hydrolase: MSIEVVSSNKMFGGWQHQYNHASSVLNCQMRFAVYLPPQASNMRKVPVMYWLSGLTCTDENFMQKAGAQRIAAELGIAIVAPDTSPRGEGVPDDADQAYDFGLGAGFYVNATQAPWNTHYQMYDYVVNELPALIEANFPVTQERVISGHSMGGHGALVMALRNPERYRSVTAFSPISNPINCPWGQKALQNYLGKDKATWQEYDASLLMAKAETFVPAMVEQGKDDSFLDEQLKPNMLTAAAEKKGYPLTLEMHDGYDHSYYFIATFIEKHMRFHAANLAK; this comes from the coding sequence ATGTCTATAGAAGTTGTTAGTAGTAATAAAATGTTTGGCGGTTGGCAGCATCAATATAATCATGCGTCGAGTGTACTAAACTGTCAGATGCGTTTTGCTGTGTATTTACCACCGCAAGCATCAAATATGCGTAAAGTACCTGTGATGTATTGGTTGTCTGGCCTTACATGTACTGATGAGAACTTTATGCAAAAAGCCGGTGCTCAGCGTATTGCTGCAGAATTGGGTATTGCTATCGTGGCACCTGATACTAGTCCGCGTGGTGAAGGTGTACCAGATGATGCTGATCAGGCGTATGACTTTGGTCTTGGTGCTGGATTCTATGTGAATGCAACACAAGCGCCATGGAACACGCATTATCAAATGTATGACTATGTAGTGAATGAATTACCGGCATTAATTGAAGCTAACTTTCCTGTTACACAAGAGCGTGTGATCAGTGGACACTCAATGGGTGGCCACGGTGCATTAGTGATGGCATTACGTAATCCTGAGCGTTATCGTTCGGTAACGGCATTTAGCCCGATTAGTAATCCGATCAATTGCCCTTGGGGACAAAAAGCGCTGCAAAACTATTTAGGTAAAGATAAAGCAACGTGGCAAGAATACGATGCAAGTTTACTTATGGCCAAAGCAGAAACGTTTGTACCAGCAATGGTTGAGCAAGGGAAAGATGATTCATTCTTGGATGAGCAACTTAAACCGAATATGCTGACAGCCGCTGCAGAAAAGAAAGGTTACCCTCTCACGCTAGAAATGCATGATGGCTATGATCACAGTTACTATTTTATCGCCACTTTTATTGAAAAGCATATGCGTTTTCATGCGGCAAATTTAGCTAAATAA
- the trmL gene encoding tRNA (uridine(34)/cytosine(34)/5-carboxymethylaminomethyluridine(34)-2'-O)-methyltransferase TrmL, translating into MLQVALFEPEIPPNTGNIIRLCANSGFKLHLIEPLGFEWDDKRVKRAGLDYHEFADVKRHANYQAFLDYVGDARIFACTTKGTKYHHEAEYQAGDVLLFGPETRGLPPEVLDTLPQEQKVRIPMLPESRSMNLSNAVSVFIYESWRQLDFAGSK; encoded by the coding sequence ATGTTACAAGTAGCACTATTTGAACCTGAGATCCCACCAAATACAGGTAATATTATTCGCCTTTGTGCCAACTCTGGTTTCAAATTACATTTAATTGAACCGCTTGGTTTTGAGTGGGATGATAAAAGGGTAAAACGTGCGGGGCTAGATTATCATGAATTTGCTGATGTTAAGCGTCATGCTAATTATCAAGCCTTTTTAGACTATGTTGGTGATGCGCGTATTTTTGCATGTACAACCAAAGGCACTAAATACCACCATGAAGCTGAATATCAGGCTGGTGATGTATTATTATTTGGCCCTGAAACGCGGGGACTGCCACCAGAAGTACTCGATACACTGCCACAAGAGCAGAAAGTAAGAATTCCGATGCTACCAGAAAGTCGTAGTATGAACCTATCGAATGCCGTATCAGTATTTATTTATGAAAGCTGGCGTCAACTGGACTTTGCAGGTTCAAAATAA
- a CDS encoding ATP-binding protein, giving the protein MLLLVVAVVIALPTLDSRVMKQLDPRSVSILNSIAHNIATSAERYPSVPLQVLITPKEAQTKNFYLVATNGDIVSSTKASKAIRRFILQSEESLSPKVKQYKNWLMTGPISVVLRGEQFQLYAAQQLPAEHNIWLINVLDRPFLLLFITMLVSMPLCASLAWHISKPLQKLKKTASDITDGNLDAVVPATQRQDEIGELARSLRTMMFSIREHISLQHRLLSDISHELRSPLTRLKMSVALSKRRYGETKEILRIDNESERLEEMIAALLNLSKMQLNATTKESFNIDSLLQPICDDAVFEAEQLGKVFTHQVIPDADIKGFPALLGSAVENVIRNALRYASEQVNLAIISDADKITFVITDDGPGVPDDEVEQIFKPFYRVSQARDRESGGAGLGLAITENAIRQHHGEIVASNRETHGLQVSITIPIS; this is encoded by the coding sequence ATGCTACTACTCGTGGTTGCGGTCGTCATTGCCCTGCCGACTCTCGATAGCCGAGTAATGAAACAACTCGATCCACGCTCGGTCAGTATCTTAAACAGCATTGCGCATAATATTGCGACGTCTGCGGAACGCTACCCAAGCGTGCCTCTACAGGTCCTCATCACACCTAAAGAGGCGCAAACCAAAAATTTTTATTTGGTGGCGACTAATGGTGATATCGTTTCTAGCACGAAAGCCTCAAAAGCGATCCGTCGTTTTATTTTGCAAAGTGAAGAGTCATTATCACCGAAAGTAAAACAATATAAGAACTGGCTAATGACAGGGCCAATTTCTGTTGTATTACGTGGCGAGCAATTCCAGTTATACGCGGCACAGCAATTACCTGCCGAGCATAACATTTGGTTAATTAACGTCTTAGATAGACCATTTCTCTTACTCTTTATTACGATGTTAGTTAGCATGCCATTATGCGCATCACTCGCATGGCATATTTCGAAGCCATTACAAAAACTGAAAAAAACCGCATCAGATATTACCGATGGTAATTTAGATGCTGTCGTACCTGCAACACAAAGACAAGATGAAATTGGTGAACTGGCAAGAAGTTTACGTACAATGATGTTCTCAATTCGTGAGCATATCTCACTACAGCATCGCCTGCTCAGTGATATATCTCATGAACTAAGATCACCATTAACGCGATTGAAGATGTCGGTGGCACTATCTAAGCGCCGTTACGGTGAAACGAAAGAAATTCTACGTATTGATAATGAATCAGAGCGTTTAGAAGAGATGATTGCAGCACTGTTAAACTTATCTAAAATGCAATTGAATGCCACGACCAAAGAATCGTTTAATATTGATTCTTTATTACAGCCAATTTGTGATGATGCAGTGTTTGAAGCGGAACAACTTGGAAAAGTGTTTACCCATCAAGTGATCCCAGATGCGGACATTAAAGGTTTTCCCGCTCTACTTGGTAGCGCTGTCGAAAACGTGATACGTAATGCACTACGTTATGCTTCAGAACAGGTTAACTTAGCGATTATCAGCGATGCAGATAAAATTACCTTTGTGATCACAGATGATGGACCAGGTGTGCCAGATGATGAGGTTGAACAAATATTCAAACCTTTCTATCGAGTATCACAAGCGCGCGATCGAGAATCAGGTGGTGCAGGACTTGGATTAGCGATTACCGAAAATGCCATTAGACAGCATCACGGTGAGATAGTGGCAAGTAATAGAGAAACGCACGGTTTACAAGTATCTATTACTATACCCATCAGTTAA
- a CDS encoding response regulator encodes MTKLLLIDDDIELAELLAEFLNLEDFDVDMVHDGEAGLAAIRSTQYDMVLLDVMMPKLNGFEVLKKLRVDNSTPVLMLTAKGDEIDRVLGLEMGADDYLPKPFSDRELLARIKAVLRRIEPVTTTKNTELLTHLDIEINSRTQEAWCQSTLLDLTSTELMLLETLISSPGIILTKADLSEQVLGKKLTPFDRSIDMHLSNLRKKLPERTDEKMRIRTLRGRGYMWLDT; translated from the coding sequence ATGACGAAACTATTATTAATTGATGACGATATAGAACTAGCAGAATTACTGGCTGAGTTTCTTAACCTCGAAGATTTCGATGTTGATATGGTACACGATGGTGAAGCCGGTTTAGCCGCAATCAGAAGTACACAATACGATATGGTACTTTTAGATGTCATGATGCCGAAGCTAAATGGCTTTGAAGTATTAAAAAAACTCCGTGTTGATAACAGTACGCCAGTATTAATGTTGACAGCAAAAGGGGATGAGATCGATCGCGTGCTTGGCTTAGAAATGGGGGCTGATGATTATTTGCCAAAACCATTCAGCGATCGTGAATTACTCGCGCGTATTAAAGCAGTGCTGCGTCGAATAGAACCAGTCACAACGACAAAAAATACCGAATTATTAACCCATTTAGATATAGAGATAAATAGCCGTACACAAGAAGCCTGGTGCCAAAGTACTTTGCTTGATTTAACCAGCACCGAGTTGATGCTACTAGAAACGCTTATCTCTTCTCCTGGCATTATCTTAACCAAAGCCGATCTAAGCGAACAAGTATTAGGTAAAAAACTGACGCCATTCGATCGCAGCATTGATATGCATTTAAGTAATCTACGTAAAAAATTACCAGAAAGAACAGATGAAAAGATGCGTATTCGCACATTACGTGGCCGCGGCTATATGTGGTTAGACACTTAA
- a CDS encoding cation diffusion facilitator family transporter, which translates to MINPNHEKLVKRASYASVATAVILLCSKLFVWFATGSSSILASLTDSFLDIGASIINLFAIRYALEPADEAHRFGHGKAESLAGLVQSAFIVGSSILLMLHGVSALLDPQPIVRSELGIAVSIFALLVTFILIRYQTYVVAKTASVAIKADSLHYKSDLWLNAAVLIALSLSAYGFYWVDGLATILISCYILYSAYEIGMESIQTLLDHELPAEDIVKITAIVANTENVLGLHELRTRQSGYMRFIQFHIELDDHLTLIHAHAIADKVETNLLREFANTEVLIHQDPISIVKKKND; encoded by the coding sequence GTGATAAATCCTAACCATGAAAAATTAGTCAAGCGCGCGAGTTATGCATCGGTCGCAACGGCTGTGATCTTATTATGCAGCAAATTATTTGTGTGGTTTGCCACAGGGTCTTCATCGATATTGGCATCTTTGACTGATTCGTTTTTAGATATTGGTGCGTCCATTATCAATTTATTTGCGATTCGCTATGCATTAGAGCCTGCAGATGAAGCGCATCGTTTTGGACATGGTAAGGCTGAGTCGTTAGCTGGGCTAGTACAATCAGCATTTATAGTTGGTTCATCAATCTTACTCATGCTGCATGGTGTTAGCGCATTATTAGATCCACAACCGATTGTCCGTTCAGAGCTAGGTATCGCAGTCTCTATTTTTGCATTATTGGTTACATTTATACTCATTCGTTATCAAACTTACGTGGTGGCTAAAACCGCGAGTGTAGCGATTAAAGCTGATTCACTTCATTACAAATCAGATTTATGGCTAAATGCTGCCGTGCTTATTGCGCTTAGTTTATCTGCATATGGCTTTTATTGGGTTGATGGATTAGCAACAATACTAATATCCTGCTACATATTATACAGTGCGTATGAGATCGGTATGGAGTCAATTCAGACGTTGCTTGATCATGAGTTACCCGCTGAGGATATAGTTAAAATAACAGCTATCGTCGCGAATACTGAAAATGTACTCGGCTTACATGAGTTACGCACCCGACAATCTGGATATATGCGATTTATTCAATTTCATATTGAATTAGATGATCATCTCACTTTAATTCATGCACATGCAATTGCTGATAAAGTAGAAACTAATTTACTCCGTGAATTTGCGAATACGGAAGTGCTTATTCACCAAGACCCCATTTCAATAGTAAAGAAAAAAAATGATTAA
- the cysE gene encoding serine O-acetyltransferase produces the protein MSWFRIRDEAKLLVEQEPMLASFFHSTILNHDSLKCSLSFQLANKLDSATMPAILLREVIEEALKGDPTILHSVAADLCAVQERDPAVEYFSTPLLYLKGFLALQSYRIANWLWNQKREALAIYLQNQISVVFAVDIHPAATIGRGIMLDHATGIVIGETAVVEDDVSILQNVTLGGTGKEGGDRHPKIRAGVMIGAGAKVLGNIEVGRGAKVGAGSVVLDPVPEHTTVAGVPAKVVGRPDSDMPSLAMNQTI, from the coding sequence ATGTCTTGGTTTAGGATTAGAGACGAAGCTAAATTATTGGTTGAACAGGAACCGATGCTAGCGAGCTTTTTCCATTCAACAATACTAAATCACGACAGCTTAAAATGCTCATTGAGCTTTCAATTAGCCAATAAGCTCGACAGTGCAACAATGCCCGCTATTTTATTACGTGAGGTAATTGAAGAAGCATTAAAAGGAGACCCAACTATTTTGCATTCGGTAGCCGCGGATTTATGTGCTGTACAAGAACGAGATCCGGCGGTTGAGTATTTCTCGACGCCGCTCTTATACTTGAAAGGTTTTCTCGCCCTGCAGTCTTATCGAATAGCTAATTGGTTATGGAATCAAAAGCGAGAAGCATTAGCCATCTACCTACAGAATCAGATCTCAGTGGTATTTGCTGTTGATATTCACCCTGCTGCAACAATTGGCCGAGGTATCATGCTCGATCATGCAACAGGCATTGTTATTGGTGAAACCGCGGTTGTCGAAGATGACGTGTCTATTTTACAAAATGTGACATTAGGTGGTACGGGTAAAGAAGGCGGTGATCGCCATCCTAAAATTAGAGCAGGCGTGATGATCGGCGCTGGCGCTAAAGTACTTGGTAATATAGAAGTAGGGCGAGGGGCTAAAGTTGGTGCGGGTAGTGTTGTACTCGATCCTGTTCCTGAACATACTACCGTTGCAGGTGTTCCAGCTAAAGTTGTTGGTAGGCCTGACTCTGATATGCCATCATTAGCGATGAATCAAACAATTTGA
- the zapB gene encoding cell division protein ZapB yields the protein MNFDVLDKLESKVQTAVDTISLLQMELEELKEENNQLLENNAELKGQQDVWQDRLRSLLGRMDEVQELEELEEEA from the coding sequence ATGAATTTTGACGTATTAGATAAATTAGAAAGTAAAGTCCAAACAGCAGTTGATACGATTTCCCTTTTACAAATGGAATTAGAAGAGCTAAAAGAAGAAAACAACCAGCTATTAGAAAATAATGCTGAGCTTAAAGGCCAACAAGATGTGTGGCAAGATCGTTTACGCTCTTTGCTAGGCAGAATGGATGAAGTTCAAGAACTAGAAGAGTTAGAAGAAGAAGCATAA
- the rraA gene encoding ribonuclease E activity regulator RraA, with protein sequence MEYNTSELCDIYADMIDVVEPMFMNFGGKSSFGGQITTIKCFESLGLIEETLQQPGLGKVLLIDGGGSLRRALVDSDIAQMAFENEWEGIIVYGSIREVDQLDDINIGIQSLASIPVGADDNRTGEVDVAVNFGGVTFLPDDHVYADSTGIILSADALDIE encoded by the coding sequence ATGGAATACAATACTTCTGAACTATGCGATATATATGCAGATATGATTGATGTAGTTGAACCGATGTTTATGAATTTCGGTGGTAAGTCATCGTTCGGTGGCCAAATTACAACAATTAAATGTTTTGAAAGTTTAGGTTTGATTGAAGAAACACTTCAGCAACCTGGCTTAGGTAAAGTATTACTGATTGATGGCGGTGGCTCACTAAGAAGAGCTTTAGTTGATTCTGACATTGCACAAATGGCATTTGAGAATGAATGGGAAGGCATTATTGTTTACGGGAGTATACGAGAAGTTGATCAGCTCGATGATATTAATATAGGTATTCAGAGCCTAGCTTCTATCCCTGTAGGTGCTGATGATAATCGTACTGGCGAAGTGGATGTCGCGGTTAATTTTGGCGGGGTTACATTCTTACCAGATGATCATGTCTATGCAGATAGTACTGGCATTATTTTGTCCGCCGATGCACTTGATATCGAATAG
- a CDS encoding polysaccharide deacetylase family protein: MPIINALSINVEDYFQAPAYQFNIKESDWDLLSPRIEYAIDKLLLLLSDHHVTATFFVYGWTISQFPSMLKKIAEQGHELAYRHYSPAGSLHFNQRKIIDDLNRYKAQLSQIIGRRVVGYRADTKLCRSMNAWLENELVLAGYEYCSENRVDRADMHQDSVGSVFDGFQYLNVSTHHVLSHGYEIINTNSIRLRKYESSSKLVSNFIETTKTPVLGSLSTWMMDNQQPNIRADSLFKKWLHGYHLRETPVILHQLFSEYAWQTISDVHLRKVLQISSIHKRKGRCVS; this comes from the coding sequence ATGCCAATTATTAATGCACTGAGTATTAACGTCGAAGATTATTTTCAAGCCCCCGCTTATCAATTCAATATAAAAGAAAGCGATTGGGACTTACTCTCACCTCGTATCGAATATGCGATTGATAAACTCTTATTGTTATTAAGCGACCACCACGTAACTGCGACATTTTTTGTTTATGGTTGGACGATATCTCAATTTCCCTCGATGTTAAAAAAAATAGCAGAGCAGGGGCATGAGCTTGCATATCGACATTACAGCCCTGCTGGCTCACTGCATTTTAATCAGCGAAAGATTATTGATGATTTAAATCGTTACAAAGCTCAGCTCTCACAAATCATAGGCCGTCGTGTTGTTGGTTATCGAGCGGATACCAAATTATGTCGGTCGATGAATGCGTGGTTAGAAAATGAATTAGTGTTGGCTGGTTATGAATATTGTAGTGAGAACCGTGTCGATAGGGCTGATATGCATCAGGACTCAGTTGGATCTGTATTCGATGGTTTTCAGTATTTAAACGTATCCACTCACCATGTATTAAGTCATGGATATGAAATTATTAATACGAATAGCATTCGTCTGCGAAAATATGAATCAAGCAGTAAATTAGTGAGCAATTTTATTGAAACGACCAAAACACCTGTATTAGGAAGTCTTTCTACATGGATGATGGATAACCAGCAACCTAATATTAGGGCGGATAGCTTATTTAAAAAATGGTTACATGGTTATCACCTCCGTGAGACGCCTGTTATTTTACATCAGCTATTTTCGGAATATGCTTGGCAAACAATCAGTGATGTACATCTGCGTAAAGTACTGCAGATAAGTAGTATTCATAAACGCAAAGGACGCTGTGTCAGTTAA